Part of the Undibacter mobilis genome is shown below.
CCAGCCTGTCATGCGGCGGCGCTGATTGACAGGCCCGGTCGCATTTCGTCCATTGCGGGCGCGTATCGGCAGCATCCGACAAAAGACGCAGGCGCCGCGTCCGGGATGATGAAATGAAGAGGGAACCACGGTGAAGGTAGCCATTGTCGGCGGCGGCATTTGCGGATTGTCGCTTGCGCTGCATCTCAACAAGCAGGGCATCAAGTCTCGGGTTTACGAGCGCGTTCCCGAGATCAAACCCCTCGGCGTCGGCATTACCTTGCTGCCCCATGCCATGCGCGAGTTCTCCGCGCTGGGGATCGGCGACGAACTGCTCAAGGCCGGCATCGAAAACCGCGAGAGCCGGTTCTACAACCGCTTCGGCCAGCTCATCTACCGCGAGGACCGCGGCAAGTTCGCCGGCTACCAGTACCCGGAAGTGGGCATCCACCGCGGCAGGCTGCATCTGATCCTGTACGGTGCGGTCATCCGCGCGCTCGGGCCCGAGGCCGTCGTCACGGATCATGAATGTGTCGGCGTCGATCAGGATGAAAATGGCGCTACGGCCCGATTCAAAGGGCGCGGTCCAGTCCACGCCGACATCGTCGTCGCCTGCGACGGCATCAATTCGGCGATCCGCAAGCAGTTTCATCCGGACGACAAGGTCGTCTTCACCGGCATCAATACCTGGCGCGGCGTGACCCGCCGCAAGCCGATCCTCGACGGCCGCACTTACATGCGCGTCGGGTCCATCAATACGGGCAAGATCGTAATCTACCCGATCGTCGATGACATCGACGGCAATGGCAATCAGCTCATCAACTGGATGGCCGAAATCAAGCGCGAGGGCAGCCTTAGCCAGAACGATTGGAATCGGCAGGGTAATCTCGACGACTTCTTCCCGATCTACGAGAGCTGGCGCTTCGACTGGCTCGATGTCGCGCAGATGATCCGCGATGCCGACCAGATCCTTGAATATCCCATGGTCGACAAGGACCCGATCTCGCAATGGACCTTCGGCAGGGTGACGCTGGCGGGAGACGCCGCGCATCCGATGTACCCCCGCGGCTCGAACGGTGGCGCCCAGGCCGCGATCGACGCCCGGACCTTGGCCGATTGCCTCGTCAAAGCCGCCGACCCGCGTGACGCGCTCAAAGCCTATGAGGCCGCCCGCGCCGAGCCGGCGGCCAACGTGGTCCGCACCAATCGGGCGCAGCCGCCGGATTTCATCAATATCAAGGTCGAGGAACTGGTGGGTGATCGGCCGTTCGAGAATTTGGACGACTACATCACCCAGGACGAGCTTCGCGCCTTGTCGGACGGCTACAAGAAGGTGGCAGGCTTTTCCCTGGCCGATGTTAGCCGGTCGGCCTGAGCAGCCTCGTCGGCCGGAGGCTACAGGCATCCGGCGGCATAAAGGCATGGTAAATAGCGCCATTCTACCGTAGCCTTTCGCAAAGCTTTGCCGGTTCAATAGCTTAGCCGGCGCTTCCGCATAATTTTGTTACATATCCGGACACGTCGCAGCACAGGTTTTGGTCGCTTCATGCGTTTATCGAATAGGCCCAACACCCTGCCGATGTGGTTCGCGCGATGGCAATTGCCGGCTTCCGATGGACGATAGCGACGAAGCGCTTATGGGCAGGGTCGCGAGGGGCGACCAGGTGGCATACCGAAACCTGTCCCTCCGTCATGTCCCGGCCATGCTCGGGCTCGCCCGGCGCATCCTGGGCAATGCCGCGGACGCCGAGGACGTGGTCCAGGAGGCCATGCTCCGGGTCTGGACCCACGCGCCACGCTGGGAGCCGCTGGCGGCGTTCCGCACCTGGCTTACGCGGATCGTGGTCAATTTGTGTCTCGACCGCAAAAGGAAGGCTCCCTGGGTCGATCTCGAGGCGGCCGGAGAACTTGCCGACCCGGCACCCAATGCCGGCGAGGAGGCGGAACGGACTGAACGCGACCGGCAGGTCGATCAGGCGATCGGTAAATTGCCGGATCGCCAGCGCACTGCAATCGTGCTCACCTATGGTGACGGCATGAGCAATGCGGAAGTCGCGGAAGTGATGGGCACGACCGTTTCGGCGGTCGAGACTTTGTTGGTGCGCGCCAAGCAAAGCTTGCGGCGCGCGCTCGGCGATACCGCCGACGATGAATGAGGGTTGAGTGATGACAAATGATCGCAACCACGGCTTTCGTCAGAACGCGCACAAGCACGATGCGCTCGATGACGTGCTGAGGCGCGTCACCGCGCCGCGACCGGTCGATGCCGCCGCAGTCGCCCGGGTGCTCAAGCGCATTCAGCCGCCGCTGCCGCGGCAGAAAATGTCGCTGTGGCGGCTGCCCGGCGCGCTGCTCGACTGGGAATTCTCCCCCAGTTGGCCGCGCATGACGGCGCTCGCTTGCAGCGCAGTACTCGGCTTTTATGTCGGCATCATCGGGCTTGACCGGCCATTCGACCAGCTCGACCAGACCATGATTGGCAATGCCGACTCGGGCTTCTTCGTGTTTGATCCCGAACCGCTGACCGGAGCGCGGCCATGACGGCAACCCATTACATTTCGGCAGCGAAGCGGCCGGCGACGCGCTGGCTGCTGCTCGGTTCGTTGGCGCTCAATCTGTTCTTCATCGGCATCGCCATCGCCATGGCCGTGCGGCCGGCGCCTGCGCGAAACTGGGATCGGGACATCTTCGTCCGCACCGAGCGGCTGGCCGAGCGTCTGCCCAAGGACGACGGTGCCATCCTGATCGCGCAGATGAACGCCAATCGTGCGGCGATCGAACAAACGCAGAAGCAGTATCGCGCCGCGCAGGAAGCGATCCGCGAAAGCTTTGGCAAGGAGCCGTTCGACGAGGGCGTCGTGCGCGCGGCCATGAGCGAGACGCGCTCCGCGCGTCAGGCGTTCGACGTTGCCGTGCAGAATACCTTTGCCAATGCCGCCATGCAGATGTCTCAGGCCGGGCGCTTGGCGCTCGCGGATCGGCGTGCGCGTCGCGGCCCCGACGACAAAAATCGCTGAGCACAACTACGACGCTGCCGACTGGACGTTTTGTTCTGAAAGTTTTTTTGTATGCGTTTTTTTGGTCGGACTAGCAGACGTTTCGGACTGGAGACGGCGAAGCAGCCGTTTTGCAGAATGCTGTTTGCAACCTCGCTGGCGCTCACCTTGGGCGGCTGTCTGCTCAGCGACAAGCCGGAGCCAGGGCTCGACATTCCCGCGCGCTATGACGGATCCTCGGCCAACCCGAAAATCGCCGAAGCCGCACTTCCGACGCTCGACTGGTGGCGCGGCTTCCGTTCACGCGAACTGACCGACATCGTCGAACAGGCACGCGAAGCCAATCTCGATATTGCCGCCGCGATCGCCCGCATCGTGCAGGCCGACGCCCAGTCGCGCATTGTCGGCGCGGCACTGCTGCCGGCGATTGACCTCAACGGCAACGCTTCGCGCAGCCAGGCCTCGAAGACGACCGGACTTGGCAACGGCCAGCCGTTCGTCGACAACAACGGCTTCCGCGTTTCCAACACGCTGAACGCGACATTGTCGGCGAGCTACGAGATCGACTTCTGGGGCAAGAATCGCGCGGCCTTGCGCTCCTTCGAACAGACCGCCGTCGCCAGCCGCTTCGACCGCGACGTCGTGACCTTGTCCACCATCGCCACCGCGGCCAACTCGTATTTCCAGGTCTTGGCCGCACAGGACCGGCTGCGCGCGGCGCGCAACAATCTTGCCGCGGCCGAGCGCGTGCTCGGCCTCATCCGGCAGCGCCTGAACGCCGGAACGGCGTCCGATCTGGAAGTCTCGCAGCAGGAAAGCCTGGTGGCGACCCAGCGCGCCGCCATTCCGCCGCTGGAACAGACGGTCGCGCAGTTCCGCAATGCGCTCGCCGTGCTGATGGCGCGCGTCCCCGAACACGTCAGCATCCGCGGCGGCTCGCTCAATGCCGTCGCCGTGCCGCGGGTGACGCCCGGCCTGCCGTCCTCGCTTCTGGCGCAGCGCCCCGACATCCGCGAGGCGGAAGCCCAGCTCGCCGCAGCCAACGCCAATGTCGAGAATGCGCGGGCTCAATTGCTGCCGAGCGTGACGCTGACCGGCGCCGGCGGATATCAAAGCTCGGTGTTCAAGCTGCTGATGCGGCCAGAGTCAGTCATCTTCAATGCCGCGGCCGGCTTGACGCAGCCGATCTTCGAAGGCGGCCGCCTGCTCGGCAATGTCGATTTACAAAAGGGCCGGCAGGACGAACTGCTGCAGAATTATCGCAAGGCTGTAATCTCCGGCTTCGCCGACGTGGAGACCGCCCTCAGCGCTATCCGCACCACCACGCAGCGCGAGCAATTGCAGCGCGCGGTCGTCAGCGCCTCGCAGCGCGCTTTCGACATCTCCGAACAGCGCCTGCGCGAGGGAACGATCGATCTCATTACCGTGTTGCAGACGCAGCAGAGCCTGTTCACGGCCCAGGATTCGCTGGTGCAAGCAAGGCTCGCCCGTCTTCAGGCCGTTGTCAGTCTTTATCAGGCGCTCGGTGGGGGCTGGGGGCCTAAACCAGAAACAATAGAAGCGCCCGATGCACGGTGACCTTCCGAAACCCAACGCCACGGTCACGCCCGCCACGGGCCTGGCGCGGATAAAGCGCAGCCCGCGCTGGGTCATCTATCTCGTCGTGCTCCTCGCCGTTGGCGGCGCACTCTATTACGTTTTCGGCCAGAAAAGCGACCAGCAGCGGCGCGGCCGCTTCTTCGCCGGCGACGGCCCGGTGCCGGTCCTCGCGGCCAATGCGCAATTTACCGATGTGCCGGTCTATCTCGATGCTGTCGGAACCACGCGCGCGCTCAACACCGTTACCGTGCGCTCGCAGGTCGACGGCAAGCTCCTGAGTGTCAAATTCAAGGAAGGTCAGGACGTCAAGAAGGGCGACGTGCTGGCGCAGATCGACCCGACGATGTTCCAGGCGGCCCTCGATCAGGCTGCCGCCAAGAAAGCGATGGACGAGTCGCTGCTCGCCAATGCCCAGAACGACCTGGCGCGTTACGACCAGCTCGCCGCTACCAACGCCATCAACAAGCAGCAGGCCGATACGCAGCGCGCACTGGTCGCGCAATACACCGCACAGGTCAAATCCGACCAGGCAGCGATTGAGAGCGCGCAGGCCACGCTCGGCTACGCGACGATCCGCGCGCCAATCGACGGCCGTACCGGTCTGCGTCAGGTCGACGAGGGCAACATCGTGCGAGCGTCGGACACCTCCGGCATTGTCGTGATCACCCAGCTCCAGCCAATTTCGGTGCAGTTCAACCTGCCGCAACAATATCTCAGCGAGGTCAATGCCGCGTTCGCCCAACGGCCGCTAGACGTGGACGCCCAGCGCTCCGACAATGACGCCGTACTCGACCGCGGCAAGCTCACGGTCGTGGACAATCAGGTCGATCCGACGACCGGCACCGTGAAGCTCAAGGCGGAATTCCCCAACGCCGACCTCCAGCTCTGGCCCGGCCAGTTCGCCAATGTCCGGCTGCTCATCAACACCTTGCAGCACGCGGTGACCATTCCGACCGGCGCGGTGCAACGCGGGCCGAACGGCACCTTCGTCTATGTCATCAAGGACGGGGCGGCGGCGATGCGGCCGATCGTGGTGCAGAAACAGGATGAAACGCAGACCGTGGTGAAGAGTGGCCTGACGCCTCCCGAGCAGGTGGTCACCACCGGCTTCGCCCGGCTCACCGACGGCGCCAAGGTTACGGTCAGCGACGGCAGACCGACACCCGCGGGCACGGCGCCACGCGCACCACGACCGAACGGAACACCGGGGGCAAACGGGCAGCAGAGGCCGAACCGGCAGCAGCCATGACACCGGAACTCAAAGTCTCCTGGTCATTCCGGGGCGCGCGTGAAACGCGCGAATCCGGAATCCGGCTCCATATGTCTTCCCTTGCTTCTGGATTCCGCGTTCGGCCCTTCGAGACAACCCGAAATGACATGAGACTATGAGCGTCTCTTCACCCTTCATCCTCCGGCCCATCGCTACATCGCTGCTTGGCGTCGCGGTGATGCTCGGCGGAGCGCTCGGCTACTGGTGGCTGCCGGTATCCGCGTTGCCGCAAGTCGATTTTCCGACCGTGCAGGTGACGACGCAACTGCCCGGCGCCAATCCAGACACCGTAGCCGCGCTGATCACCGCACCGCTCGAACGATCATTTGGACAAATCCAGGCGTTGCAGACGATGACCTCGTCGAGCTCGTTCGGCATCAGCCAGATCACGCTGCAGTTTGACCTCAACCGCGACATCGACTCGGCAGCGCAGGATGTGCAATCCGCCATCAACGCCGCGGGTTCGACGCTGCCGCGCAACCTGCCCTATCCGCCGGTCTATTCGAAGGTGAACCCTGCCGATTCGCCGATCATCACGCTGGCGATCACCTCCGACAATATCGCGCTGCGCGAACTCTCCGACATGGCCAATACCATCATGGCGCCGCGCCTTTCCGAAGTGTCCGGCGTCGGCCGCGTCTCGGTGCAGGGCGGCATCAAGCCGGCGGTGCGCATCCAAGCGGACCTGTCGCGGCTCGCTGCCTATGGCATCGCGCTGGAAGACCTGCGCAGTGCCATCGTCAGCGCCAACGTGTCGGGCGCCAAGGGCGCGCTCGACGGCGCACAGCAATCCTACACCATCGCCGCCAACGACCAACTCGCCAATGCCAAGGCGTACCAGCACATCACTGTCGCCTATCGCAACGGTGCGCCGGTGCTGCTGTCCGACATTGCCGATGTAATCGATGGGCTGGAAAACAACCAGGTCGGTGCCACCTATCAAGGCAGGCCGGCTATCGTCATCGACGTTCAGCGTCAGCCCGGCGCCAACGTGATCGACACCGTGCAGCGGCTGCGCAACGAATTGCCGCGCCTGCAACGCACCTTGCCGGCCGGCGCCAAGTTGACCGTTGTCACCGACCGCACCGATACCATCCGCGCCTCGATCCACGACGTGCAATTCACGCTGGTGCTATCGATCGCACTCGTCGTGCTGGTGGTGCTGATCTTCCTACGCACCATCCGCGCCACCGTGATCGCCGGCGTGGCACTGCCTCTGTCGCTGATCGCAACCTTCGGCATCATGTATTTCGCCGGCTTCTCGCTCGACAACCTCTCGCTGATGGCGCTGACCATCGGCACGGGCTTCGTGGTCGACGACGCCATTGTCATGATCGAGAACATCGTTCGCCATATCGAGGACGGTGAGAATCCGCTGCAGGCCGCACTGAAAGGTGCAAAGGAGATTGGCTTCACCGTCATCTCGCTGACCTTGTCGCTCATCGCGGTGTTCATCCCGCTGCTGTTCATGACCGGCCTGGTAGGCCGCATGTTCCGCGAATTCGCACTGACGCTGACCATCGCCGTTGTCGCTTCCGCCGTCGTATCGCTGACACTGACGCCCATGATGTGCGCGAAGCTGCTGCGGCGCGAGGACGAAAACGAGAAGAAGGGCCTCGGGCACAGGTTGACGCAGCGCTTTTCGGACTTGACCGACCGCACGATCGAGGCCTATCGCGTCAGCCTTGAATGGGTGCTGCAACGGCAACGGGCCACTTTGATCGCCACGTTCGTGACCCTGGCCGCGACCGTCGTGCTCTATATCGTAATGCCCAAGGGCTTCCTGCCGATCCAGGATACCGGGCAGATCACCGCCGTGACCGAAGCCGGCACCGACGTTTCCTTTGCCGAGATGCAGCGCCGGCAGGCCGAGATCGAGACGATCCTACGCGCCGATCCCGATGTCGCCAGCGTCGTCTCCGTAATCGGCGTATCGCCGCTCAATGCTACGCCCAATGCCGGCCGCATCGCCATCACCCTGAAGCCGCGCAGCGAACGCGACGATCTGGTCGCGCCTATCATCGAGCGGCTAAAGCGGAAGGTCACCGGCATTCCCGGCATGACAGTCTATTTCCAGGCGACCCAGGACATCCAGATTTCGACGCGGGCAAGCCGCGCGCAGTACCAGTACACGCTGACGGGCAGCGATGCCGCCGAAGTCGTGAGTTGGAGCGATAAACTGACGCAGCGGCTGCGCAGCAATCCGGCCATGCGCGAGGTAGCCTCCGAGGCACAGGAAGGGGGGCCACGCATCATGGTCAATGTCGACCGCGAGAAGGCCGGCCGGCTGGGCGTGTCGATGCAGAGCGTCACCGACACGCTGTACGATGCGTTCGGGCAGCGGCAGATCTCGACGATCTACGGCCAGGCCAATCAGTATCGCGTCATCCTCGAGGCGCAGCCGCGCTATCAGCAGGATCCGACCGCGCTGTCGAAGATCTATGTCACCGGCGCTACGACCTCGACCGGCACCGCCGCGACGGCCGGCAACACCGCGTCCGGCACGACCAACACCAATACCAGCGCGACACCGAACACAGTCACCGGCTCCAACCAGGTTCCGCTCGCGGCGTTCGCGCGCTTCGACTACACGGCCGCGCCGCTCGCCATCGCGCATCAGGAACAGTTCCCGTCGGTAACGATCAGTTTCGATCTGGCGCCGGGCTATGCGCTGTCCGACGCGGTGAAGGTCATCACCCAGGCCCAGAATGAACTCGGCATGCCGGCGTCGGTGAGCGGCAGCTATTCCGGCGACGCCGCGGAGTTTGCCAAATCGCTGGAGGGCGAACCGTGGCTCATTCTCGCGGCGGTGATCGCGATCTATATCGTGCTCGGCGTGCTGTACGAGAGCTTCATTCACCCGCTGACGATTCTCTCGACATTGCCGTCGGCCGGTGTCGGCGCGTTGCTGGCAC
Proteins encoded:
- a CDS encoding flavin-dependent oxidoreductase, whose product is MKVAIVGGGICGLSLALHLNKQGIKSRVYERVPEIKPLGVGITLLPHAMREFSALGIGDELLKAGIENRESRFYNRFGQLIYREDRGKFAGYQYPEVGIHRGRLHLILYGAVIRALGPEAVVTDHECVGVDQDENGATARFKGRGPVHADIVVACDGINSAIRKQFHPDDKVVFTGINTWRGVTRRKPILDGRTYMRVGSINTGKIVIYPIVDDIDGNGNQLINWMAEIKREGSLSQNDWNRQGNLDDFFPIYESWRFDWLDVAQMIRDADQILEYPMVDKDPISQWTFGRVTLAGDAAHPMYPRGSNGGAQAAIDARTLADCLVKAADPRDALKAYEAARAEPAANVVRTNRAQPPDFINIKVEELVGDRPFENLDDYITQDELRALSDGYKKVAGFSLADVSRSA
- a CDS encoding RNA polymerase sigma factor gives rise to the protein MDDSDEALMGRVARGDQVAYRNLSLRHVPAMLGLARRILGNAADAEDVVQEAMLRVWTHAPRWEPLAAFRTWLTRIVVNLCLDRKRKAPWVDLEAAGELADPAPNAGEEAERTERDRQVDQAIGKLPDRQRTAIVLTYGDGMSNAEVAEVMGTTVSAVETLLVRAKQSLRRALGDTADDE
- a CDS encoding periplasmic heavy metal sensor, translated to MTATHYISAAKRPATRWLLLGSLALNLFFIGIAIAMAVRPAPARNWDRDIFVRTERLAERLPKDDGAILIAQMNANRAAIEQTQKQYRAAQEAIRESFGKEPFDEGVVRAAMSETRSARQAFDVAVQNTFANAAMQMSQAGRLALADRRARRGPDDKNR
- a CDS encoding efflux transporter outer membrane subunit; translation: MLFATSLALTLGGCLLSDKPEPGLDIPARYDGSSANPKIAEAALPTLDWWRGFRSRELTDIVEQAREANLDIAAAIARIVQADAQSRIVGAALLPAIDLNGNASRSQASKTTGLGNGQPFVDNNGFRVSNTLNATLSASYEIDFWGKNRAALRSFEQTAVASRFDRDVVTLSTIATAANSYFQVLAAQDRLRAARNNLAAAERVLGLIRQRLNAGTASDLEVSQQESLVATQRAAIPPLEQTVAQFRNALAVLMARVPEHVSIRGGSLNAVAVPRVTPGLPSSLLAQRPDIREAEAQLAAANANVENARAQLLPSVTLTGAGGYQSSVFKLLMRPESVIFNAAAGLTQPIFEGGRLLGNVDLQKGRQDELLQNYRKAVISGFADVETALSAIRTTTQREQLQRAVVSASQRAFDISEQRLREGTIDLITVLQTQQSLFTAQDSLVQARLARLQAVVSLYQALGGGWGPKPETIEAPDAR
- a CDS encoding efflux RND transporter periplasmic adaptor subunit; amino-acid sequence: MHGDLPKPNATVTPATGLARIKRSPRWVIYLVVLLAVGGALYYVFGQKSDQQRRGRFFAGDGPVPVLAANAQFTDVPVYLDAVGTTRALNTVTVRSQVDGKLLSVKFKEGQDVKKGDVLAQIDPTMFQAALDQAAAKKAMDESLLANAQNDLARYDQLAATNAINKQQADTQRALVAQYTAQVKSDQAAIESAQATLGYATIRAPIDGRTGLRQVDEGNIVRASDTSGIVVITQLQPISVQFNLPQQYLSEVNAAFAQRPLDVDAQRSDNDAVLDRGKLTVVDNQVDPTTGTVKLKAEFPNADLQLWPGQFANVRLLINTLQHAVTIPTGAVQRGPNGTFVYVIKDGAAAMRPIVVQKQDETQTVVKSGLTPPEQVVTTGFARLTDGAKVTVSDGRPTPAGTAPRAPRPNGTPGANGQQRPNRQQP
- a CDS encoding efflux RND transporter permease subunit; the protein is MSVSSPFILRPIATSLLGVAVMLGGALGYWWLPVSALPQVDFPTVQVTTQLPGANPDTVAALITAPLERSFGQIQALQTMTSSSSFGISQITLQFDLNRDIDSAAQDVQSAINAAGSTLPRNLPYPPVYSKVNPADSPIITLAITSDNIALRELSDMANTIMAPRLSEVSGVGRVSVQGGIKPAVRIQADLSRLAAYGIALEDLRSAIVSANVSGAKGALDGAQQSYTIAANDQLANAKAYQHITVAYRNGAPVLLSDIADVIDGLENNQVGATYQGRPAIVIDVQRQPGANVIDTVQRLRNELPRLQRTLPAGAKLTVVTDRTDTIRASIHDVQFTLVLSIALVVLVVLIFLRTIRATVIAGVALPLSLIATFGIMYFAGFSLDNLSLMALTIGTGFVVDDAIVMIENIVRHIEDGENPLQAALKGAKEIGFTVISLTLSLIAVFIPLLFMTGLVGRMFREFALTLTIAVVASAVVSLTLTPMMCAKLLRREDENEKKGLGHRLTQRFSDLTDRTIEAYRVSLEWVLQRQRATLIATFVTLAATVVLYIVMPKGFLPIQDTGQITAVTEAGTDVSFAEMQRRQAEIETILRADPDVASVVSVIGVSPLNATPNAGRIAITLKPRSERDDLVAPIIERLKRKVTGIPGMTVYFQATQDIQISTRASRAQYQYTLTGSDAAEVVSWSDKLTQRLRSNPAMREVASEAQEGGPRIMVNVDREKAGRLGVSMQSVTDTLYDAFGQRQISTIYGQANQYRVILEAQPRYQQDPTALSKIYVTGATTSTGTAATAGNTASGTTNTNTSATPNTVTGSNQVPLAAFARFDYTAAPLAIAHQEQFPSVTISFDLAPGYALSDAVKVITQAQNELGMPASVSGSYSGDAAEFAKSLEGEPWLILAAVIAIYIVLGVLYESFIHPLTILSTLPSAGVGALLALILTGYDLSVIALIGIVLLMGIVKKNAILMIDFALDAEREQGMSPRDSIVQAALLRFRPIMMTTLAALFGALPLALESGTGSELRNPLGITIVGGLILSQLLTLYTTPVIYLYMERLRLWVAPQRPRPAAQPAE